Proteins from a single region of Juglans microcarpa x Juglans regia isolate MS1-56 chromosome 5S, Jm3101_v1.0, whole genome shotgun sequence:
- the LOC121268677 gene encoding uncharacterized protein LOC121268677 isoform X2, translating to MSKKKVSGNTMTLKDFHGGSIPSDLPLPSAPGVTVRPSDRSGQDRPNSWGNPIGRPENWSRPHTSPATRHFDDKTPFLTDTACIGRNFDEDERKPLDGVSAPRRTISDESIRVPGARVELKPEYGSGGSLVGQQGLAASGAVNAYAAKVSEVTCGGVNSQNLGGNSGLGVGGGYPNAWAARKEVVRVNEPVQQSAWSGTTAVSKLASASALEKVSSGRWKSKLSLNFQADVEDVMSPKMESVFQSNSYGNSSYNMVDVMGGRDYHDATLVRQVERGLNIEDGVLVTRKEFPEYEIAVAPIYSDVKEWNPTIHMDRTPVARNDGRLGGSELQPPVHLEPSERPKLKLLPRTKPLKSSEQPAIDHVQGHRRASDTGHAEAFEVSGNVNPAKLSMAITESVLQAMERPKLNIKSQSQHLEQLEGNIEKDRNALFGGARPRELVLKERGIGDVTINNHDLVQQFDRVEHNVPKIERDMKGKDWKANPSPADYGEKTENPLLGQRIGKRHERKDHRQEIERVDMQRTWRNESRRNNRETERKQQQVERPPSPETWRKPVEQPKPDSPDSGGPRHGKVASAVELAQAFSRSVSDPKAADRFSGQRSLPGRNQMPFSRLMGPTPRPQINGY from the exons atgTCGAAGAAGAAAGTGAGTGGGAACACCATGACTCTCAAGGATTTCCATGGCGGCTCAATTCCCTCTgatctccctctcccttctGCACCTGGTGT AACTGTGAGGCCGTCGGATCGCTCGGGTCAAGACCGCCCAAACTCATGGGGAAACCCAATTGGGAGGCCCGAAAACTGGTCTCGGCCGCACACCTCACCTGCGACACGGCATTTCGATGATAAGACTCCTTTTCTCACTGATACTGCCTGCATTGGCCGGAACTTTGATGAGGATGAGCGAAAACCCCTCGATGGTGTTTCGGCCCCTCGTCGGACTATCAGCGATGAGAGCATTCGGGTCCCTGGGGCCCGTGTTGAGCTGAAGCCCGAGTATGGGTCGGGTGGGAGTTTAGTGGGTCAGCAGGGGTTAGCTGCAAGTGGGGCAGTAAATGCCTATGCGGCTAAGGTTAGCGAGGTGACTTGTGGTGGGGTTAATTCCCAGAACTTAGGTGGGAATAGTGGGCTGGGAGTTGGTGGAGGTTATCCTAATGCGTGGGCAGCAAGGAAGGAGGTGGTGCGGGTTAATGAACCGGTGCAACAATCTGCCTGGTCTGGAACAACTGCTGTCTCAAAGTTGGCTAGCGCCAGCGCACTTGAAAAGGTATCTTCAGGTCGATGGAAATCAAAGCTTTCGCTTAATTTTCAGGCAGATGTTGAAGATGTGATGTCACCCAAAATGGAGAGTGTCTTTCAGTCCAATAGTTACGGTAATAGTAGCTACAATATGGTTGATGTTATGGGTGGAAGAGATTATCATGATGCAACATTGGTGAGGCAGGTTGAACGAGGCCTGAATATTGAGGATGGGGTTCTTGTTACTAGGAAGGAGTTTCCAGAATACGAAATTGCTGTGGCTCCTATTTATTCAGATGTAAAAGAGTGGAACCCCACAATTCATATGGATAGGACTCCAGTTGCTCGAAATGATGGAAGACTTGGTGGATCTGAGTTGCAGCCCCCAGTGCATTTAGAACCATCAGAGCGACCTAAGTTGAAATTGCTTCCCAGAACGAAGCCATTAAAAAGTTCGGAACAACCTGCTATTGACCATGTACAG GGGCATCGACGAGCGAGTGACACTGGTCATGCTGAAGCTTTTGAAGTTTCTGGAAATGTGAATCCTGCAAAACTTAGCATGGCAATCACCGAGAGTGTGCTGCAGGCTATGGAGCGTCCCAAATTGAATATAAAGTCTCAGTCACAGCATCTCGAGCAATTGGaaggaaatattgaaaaagatAG GAATGCGTTGTTTGGTGGTGCTCGCCCACGAGAACTG GTTCTGAAGGAGCGAGGGATTGGTGATGTTACCATCAACAACCATGATTTGGTTCAACAATTCGATAG GGTGGAACATAATGTTCCCAAGATTGAAAGAGATATGAAAGGAAAGGATTGGAAAGCAAATCCAAGTCCTGCTGACTACGGTGAAAAAACTGAGAATCCTCTCCTTGGTCAAAGGATTGGAAAGAGACATGAGAGGAAAGATCATCGGCAAGAGATTGAGAGAGTTGATATGCAGAGGACCTGGCGTAATGAGAGCAGGAGAAATAACAGAGAGACTGAAAGGAAGCAGCAGCAGGTTGAGAGGCCACCTTCACCAGAGACTTGGCGCAAGCCGGTTGAGCAGCCAAAACCAGACTCCCCGGACTCTGGTGGTCCACGGCATGGGAAAGTGGCCTCAGCGGTTGAGCTTGCCCAAGCATTCTCTAGGTCAGTCTCAGATCCGAAAGCAGCTGATCGCTTTTCAGGCCAAAGGAGCCTTCCTGGCCGGAACCAAATGCCTTTCTCACGGCTGATGGGTCCGACCCCAAGGCCTCAGATTAATGGATACTAA
- the LOC121268677 gene encoding uncharacterized protein LOC121268677 isoform X3 — translation MSKKKASGNTMTLKDFHGGSIPSDLPLPSAPGVTVRPSDRSGQDRPNSWGNPIGRPENWSRPHTSPATRHFDDKTPFLTDTACIGRNFDEDERKPLDGVSAPRRTISDESIRVPGARVELKPEYGSGGSLVGQQGLAASGAVNAYAAKVSEVTCGGVNSQNLGGNSGLGVGGGYPNAWAARKEVVRVNEPVQQSAWSGTTAVSKLASASALEKVSSGRWKSKLSLNFQADVEDVMSPKMESVFQSNSYGNSSYNMVDVMGGRDYHDATLVRQVERGLNIEDGVLVTRKEFPEYEIAVAPIYSDVKEWNPTIHMDRTPVARNDGRLGGSELQPPVHLEPSERPKLKLLPRTKPLKSSEQPAIDHVQGHRRASDTGHAEAFEVSGNVNPAKLSMAITESVLQAMERPKLNIKSQSQHLEQLEGNIEKDRNALFGGARPRELVLKERGIGDVTINNHDLVQQFDRVEHNVPKIERDMKGKDWKANPSPADYGEKTENPLLGQRIGKRHERKDHRQEIERVDMQRTWRNESRRNNRETERKQQQVERPPSPETWRKPVEQPKPDSPDSGGPRHGKVASAVELAQAFSRSVSDPKAADRFSGQRSLPGRNQMPFSRLMGPTPRPQINGY, via the exons AACTGTGAGGCCGTCGGATCGCTCGGGTCAAGACCGCCCAAACTCATGGGGAAACCCAATTGGGAGGCCCGAAAACTGGTCTCGGCCGCACACCTCACCTGCGACACGGCATTTCGATGATAAGACTCCTTTTCTCACTGATACTGCCTGCATTGGCCGGAACTTTGATGAGGATGAGCGAAAACCCCTCGATGGTGTTTCGGCCCCTCGTCGGACTATCAGCGATGAGAGCATTCGGGTCCCTGGGGCCCGTGTTGAGCTGAAGCCCGAGTATGGGTCGGGTGGGAGTTTAGTGGGTCAGCAGGGGTTAGCTGCAAGTGGGGCAGTAAATGCCTATGCGGCTAAGGTTAGCGAGGTGACTTGTGGTGGGGTTAATTCCCAGAACTTAGGTGGGAATAGTGGGCTGGGAGTTGGTGGAGGTTATCCTAATGCGTGGGCAGCAAGGAAGGAGGTGGTGCGGGTTAATGAACCGGTGCAACAATCTGCCTGGTCTGGAACAACTGCTGTCTCAAAGTTGGCTAGCGCCAGCGCACTTGAAAAGGTATCTTCAGGTCGATGGAAATCAAAGCTTTCGCTTAATTTTCAGGCAGATGTTGAAGATGTGATGTCACCCAAAATGGAGAGTGTCTTTCAGTCCAATAGTTACGGTAATAGTAGCTACAATATGGTTGATGTTATGGGTGGAAGAGATTATCATGATGCAACATTGGTGAGGCAGGTTGAACGAGGCCTGAATATTGAGGATGGGGTTCTTGTTACTAGGAAGGAGTTTCCAGAATACGAAATTGCTGTGGCTCCTATTTATTCAGATGTAAAAGAGTGGAACCCCACAATTCATATGGATAGGACTCCAGTTGCTCGAAATGATGGAAGACTTGGTGGATCTGAGTTGCAGCCCCCAGTGCATTTAGAACCATCAGAGCGACCTAAGTTGAAATTGCTTCCCAGAACGAAGCCATTAAAAAGTTCGGAACAACCTGCTATTGACCATGTACAG GGGCATCGACGAGCGAGTGACACTGGTCATGCTGAAGCTTTTGAAGTTTCTGGAAATGTGAATCCTGCAAAACTTAGCATGGCAATCACCGAGAGTGTGCTGCAGGCTATGGAGCGTCCCAAATTGAATATAAAGTCTCAGTCACAGCATCTCGAGCAATTGGaaggaaatattgaaaaagatAG GAATGCGTTGTTTGGTGGTGCTCGCCCACGAGAACTG GTTCTGAAGGAGCGAGGGATTGGTGATGTTACCATCAACAACCATGATTTGGTTCAACAATTCGATAG GGTGGAACATAATGTTCCCAAGATTGAAAGAGATATGAAAGGAAAGGATTGGAAAGCAAATCCAAGTCCTGCTGACTACGGTGAAAAAACTGAGAATCCTCTCCTTGGTCAAAGGATTGGAAAGAGACATGAGAGGAAAGATCATCGGCAAGAGATTGAGAGAGTTGATATGCAGAGGACCTGGCGTAATGAGAGCAGGAGAAATAACAGAGAGACTGAAAGGAAGCAGCAGCAGGTTGAGAGGCCACCTTCACCAGAGACTTGGCGCAAGCCGGTTGAGCAGCCAAAACCAGACTCCCCGGACTCTGGTGGTCCACGGCATGGGAAAGTGGCCTCAGCGGTTGAGCTTGCCCAAGCATTCTCTAGGTCAGTCTCAGATCCGAAAGCAGCTGATCGCTTTTCAGGCCAAAGGAGCCTTCCTGGCCGGAACCAAATGCCTTTCTCACGGCTGATGGGTCCGACCCCAAGGCCTCAGATTAATGGATACTAA